The nucleotide window GAGGTAGCAGAGGGCGACGACGATGAATGGGGTGAGGTTTGCGGTGTTCACGATCTCAGCGCGGGCCAGTGCCGCCAGCTCGCGACCGTCGACAGAGGAGCCGAGGAGAAACGCCAACGATGAGTCCTTCGTGAGCAGGATGAGCTCGTTCGTCAGAGGAGGCAGAATGATGCGCATCGCCTGGGGGAGGACAATCGTGAACATTGCGCGAGACGATGACATGCCCAATGATCGTGCGGCCTCGACCTGTCCTTTCGGCACCGCCTGGATGCCTGCGCGTATCGTTTCGGCCATATAGGCAGAGCCGACGAGAGCTAGGGCGATCATGATGGTGACCAGCTGCGGCAGCAAGAAACCGGGGAACGCCACGGGCAGTCCGAAGCCCATGACGAGGAATACCACGAGCGCCGGCAGTCCGCGGAAGAATTCGATGTAGATGAAGGCTATCCATCGATAGACGCCGACCGAGGACAAGCGCATCAGGGCGAGAACGATGGCGATAGCGAGTCCGAGGACGAAGCCGAGGGCTGTGAATACGACGGTGTTCTTCAGAGCTTTGGAGATGACATCTGGGAACATGGCCACGGCGACATCGACGCGCCCGAAGGTGTCGATGAGCGTCGGCCAGTCGGCGGTGATTGCAATGACTGCCGCGATTATGACGAGGAGTGCATACTGGATCCCTCGCGAGATCTTAGCTTTTTTTCGCTTACTCAACTTCGCTTTCGGTGTGGAAGTGGCGACAGAGTTGCTGAGGCCGGTTGGGCCATCGCTTTGTGTCGCTGGTGAAGTCGACATGGGTGTAGTCCTTCAACGGTGGCGGCGGAATCGTGTTCGCCTGTGTGTAGATGGGGCTGTGGAACGCGCTTGGACGCACCTAGGTATACAGGCGGCCGGCCGGAGCCCGGAGGCTGCGGCCGACCGCCCGATCACCGATCACTCCTTGGGTGGCTCCTGCTTGAACCACTTCTTGTAGATCTTGTCGTATTCTCCGTTGTCCTTGAGCTCCTTGACGGTGTCGTCGACGGCTTTCTTCAACTCGGCGCTGTCCTTCTTCATGCCGATGCCGTAGCTCTCTCCGGTGTCGATGTCGAAGCCGACCGCAAAGCCGTCATTGTTCGCGGCGTAGTCGTAGAGAACCCCGTTGTCATTGATGACAGCGTCGGCCTGGCCGGTTTTCAGTGCTTCGAGAGACAGGGGAAGATCCTCATAAGTGATGACTTCTGCGTCTTTGAAATTTTCCGTCGCGTAGTCGAGGCCGGTGGTGCCTGCCTGGGCTGCCACCTTGAAGTCCTTGAGCGCGTCGGCGTCCTTCGCGGTCTTGTCGTCCTTGGTGAGGACGGCCTGGTTGGCGGCGAAGTACGGCTCGGAGAATCCGATGGCCTCTTCGCGCTCCGGAGTGATCGTCATGGCCGCTGCAGCGACATCGCACTGGTCCTGGTTGAATGCTGCGCCAGTCGTGATCGTCTCGAACGGTGTATTGACGATCTCCTGCTCGACGCCGAGCTTCTTCGCCACGGCATCGACGATGTCGACATCGAAGCCGACGACCTCGCCGTCCTTCTCGAACTGGAACGGCTGGTAGGACAGGTGGGTGCAGGTGGTCAGCTTGCCTTCCTTGACCAGGGGGACTCCGCCCTCAGCGGTCGCTGCGGGTTCCGAATCGCCTCCGCCGCCGCAGGCGGACAGGGCGAGCATGGCGCCGGCGGCCAGAATGGCCAGGCTCGAGCGTCGTTTCATGGTTCCTCCAGGGGATCGGTGACGGCCTCGTCACGTAATCGGCCCACCCAGGCATCCGTGTCTGGGCGGTGTCTGAGAGGAATCTTACCGTGAACTGGATCACATGCTGGACACTCTGACCGGCGCCGAGGCGGTCGTTGCCGAATCGTAGTCTTGTCCGTGGCGCGATGGCTAGTGGCCGGTGGCGGGTGTCCATTGTGGGCACAGAACCGAGGCCCGACCGCCGGGAACGGCGATCGGGCCTCGGTTGAGTGACCACATGCGGGCCGGGACTCAGCTCAGCTGGTCCTCCATGTCGAGGTCAGAGGTGTCCTTGGCCAGCCACAGAGCGATGAGCGTGAGGATCGCGGCAGCGATGATGTAGAGGCCGCAGTAGAAGATCGATCCTCCTTCGGCCTGCCACAGGGCGACCATCGCGAACGGTGCGGGCCCGGCTCCGATGACGCTGGACATGTTGTAGGAGATCGCCGATCCGGTGTAGCGGACATTGGCGGGGAAGAGCTCCGGCAGGTACGCGGCCATCGGGCCGAAGGTCAGTCCCATGAGGATGAAGCCGACGATGAGCCCGACGATGACTCCTGCGGTGCCGGCGTTGAACAGCGTGTTGACGACGAGTCCGTAGGCGGCGATGAGCACGGTCACGCCCAGCAGCATCTTCCGGCGTCCCAGCTTCTCGGCAAGAGGTCCGGAGACGACGGTGAAGATGCCGAAGAAGACGACTCCGATGATGAGGTAGGTGAGGAATTCGTTCTTCGTGTACCCCAGCCCCGCGACGAACCCGGCGGGATCGAAGGTCTTGCCTGCCGCCTCGGCGGCGGTCTGAGCCTGTTCGGGGGTGGCCGGTGACGTGCCGTAGGTCAGCGTGAAGGCGGTCATGAAGTAGAAGATCACGTACGTCGCGAGCATGATGAATGAGCCGAGGATGAGCGGCTTCCAGCTCGTGGCGAACACGCGCCCGAGCGGAGCCTTCGAGATCTGCTGCTTCTGCGCGACGAGCTGGAAGGCCGGCGTCTCCATGAGGGACATGCGCACGTAGAGGCCGACGGCCACGAGTAGGGCCGAGAGCAGGAACGGGATGCGCCATCCCCATGCGAGGAACGCCTCGGGGGAGGTCCAGGTGCCGAGGGCGACGAAGAGCAGGTTCGCGATGATGAAGCCGACGGGTGCGCCGAGCTGCGGGAAGGTGCCCCAGATGGCACGTTTGCCCTTCGGCGCGTTCTCGGTGGCCAGCAGGGCAGCACCCGACCATTCGCCGCCGAGCCCGACTCCCTGGCAGAAGCGCAGGAGGACGAGGAACAGGGGTGCGAGGACGACCCAGCCCGGTGTTGAGGCCGTAGGCAGCAGGCCGATGAGGAAGGTGCCGATGCCCATGATGAGCAGGGAGGCGATGAGTGTCTTCTTCCGGCCGACCCGGTCGCCGAAGTGGCCGAAGATGATCGAGCCGAGGGGGCGCGCGACGAAGGCGACGCCGAAGATCGCGAACGAGCTCAGCAGCTGCGTCGTCGAGGTCTGGTTGGGGAAGAAAAGGGCCGGGAAGACCAGCGACGAGGCGGTCGCGTAGGCGTAGAAATCGAAGAATTCGATCGTGGTGCCGACCATCGAGGCGGTCAGAACCTTGCCGCGGGTGTTGTTCTTCCTGGTGGCCGCGATGGCGTCGGATTCGGTGCCGGTGTCGGCATCCGGTGTGGGGTTGGGGTTCCCCGGCTGTGTTTCGGTGGACATGATGTCGTAGTGCTCCGCTGTTTCTTGTCTGCAGGCACGGGCGGGTGGTGCTCGTGTCAATGGAAAATGCCGTCGGCGCTGTGTGCACAGCGTCGACGGCGACGAATAGACACTACGCTCGTCTCATAAAACGCGAAATTGAAGTCTCAACCGTTGAGATTACTAGGAGGTCCGAGCATTCGAGCGGCGCGGTGACCAGCGGTGACGCGGTGAGCCGCGCAGGGGCATGCGTTCGACAACGGTCACTCAGCGACTGTCATTTCGCGACCGTGACTCCGCTGATCGTCACCTTCTCCTTCGGAGCACCGTCCGAGGAGCCGGAGTCGGTGCCCTTGGCGGCGATGTCGGCGACGGTCTTCGTGCTCTTCTCGTCAAGGGAACCGAAGACTGTGTAGTCCGGCGGCAGCGAGCTGTCGTCGTAGACGACGAAGAACTGCGAACCGTTCGTATCCGGCCCGGCATTGGCCATGGCGAGCGTTCCTGCCGGGTAGGTCTCGGAGCCGTCGAGCTCATCGGCGAAGGAGTAGCCGGGGCCGCCGCTTCCGGTGCCCGAGGGGTCTCCGCACTGGAGGACGAAGATGCCCTCGGTGGTCAGGCGGTGGCACTCGGTGTCAGCGAAGTACTTCTGATCGGCCAGGGACAGGAAGCTGTTGACGGTGCAGGGTGCGCGGTCGGCATCGAGAGTGACGGCCAGGTCTCCGGCCGAGGTGGCGATGGTGGCGTCGACGCTGCCTTTTGCCTCCGGCTCCTCTGCAGGCGCCTTGACCTCCTTGGCCGCGGACTGCGAATCGGCAGGGTACGAGCAGGTTCCGCCGGCCGCCTCGGTCGAAGAGTCCGAAGAGTCCGAAGACGACGCGGAATCGCTGCCGGAACTGTCTCCTGAATCGCCCTCGGAATCAGACGATCCGCAACCGCTCAGAAGCAGGAGGGCAAGGACGGCCAGTGCCGCGAGGGTCAGGAGGGCGAGCGATCTCGGGCGTCGGGTTTGGTCGTCAGGGTTGCGGGTCAGAGCATCAGAGGTGCGGGTCAGGGCATGAGAGCGGCTGGGCGCGCGAAGATCCATGCCTTCATCGTATCGGCACGCAGCTCGGACTCAGGTTTCGACGGAGGTGCGGGTGCTCGGGTCGGGGGAGCCGCCTCGGCGGAGGAAGATCGCGATGGAGATGACGATGAGTCCGGCCAGGCACAGCCCCACGCCCACCCAGGCCGGGGCGCGGTAGCCCAGTCCCGCGGTGATGACGATGCCGCCGAGCCAGGCGCCCAGGGCGTTGGCGAGGTTGAAGGCGGCATGGTTCATGGCAGCGGACAGGCTCGGGGCGTCGTGGGATTCGCGGAACAGGCGCATCTGCAGGGCAGTGGTGATCATCGATCCGGAGATGCCGATGAGGAAGAGGGCGATGATCGCGATCGCCGCGATATGCGTGAAGGCACCGAAGGCGGCGAGCACGAGCGCCGAGAGGATCATGCCGCCGGTGGCCGAGCGTTCGATGGACTTGTCGACAAGCGGTCCTGCGATGAGCGAGCCCGCGGTCATGCCCAGACCGTAGACGGCGAGCACCCAGGGGATCGCGACCTCGGGGACGCCGGCGACGTCGGTCATGGTCGGGGTGATGTAGGTGTAGACGGCGAACATGCCGCCGAAGCCCACGGATCCAGCCACGAGGGTGAGGATGATCTGCACGCGTCCGAGCGCCTTGATCTCCCCGCGGGCCGAGGGCACCTCACCGGCACCGACGCTCACTCGCGGGACGGCGATGGCGACCATGATGACAGTGAGGACGCCGAGCGCGGCGACGAGGGCGTAGGCGCTGCGCCATCCGAACATGTTGCCGAGTGCCGCGGCGAAGGGCACGCCGAAGATGTTGGCGATCGTCAGCCCCAGCATCACTCGCGACATGGCCCGCCCGCGACGGTTGGCCGGAACGAGAGAGGCAGCGACGACCGCTCCGATGCCCAGGTAGGCGCCGTGCGGCAGGCCTGAGACGAAGCGGGCGATGTTGAACAGTCCGGCCGTCGGAGCGAGCATCGACGCGAGATTGCCCAGGGCGAAGAGGCCCATCATGCACAGAAGCAGCAGCTTGCGGTCCATGTGGGCGGCGATGGTCGTGATCAGGGGCGCGCCGACGACGACGCCGATCGCGTAGAACGACACTGCGTGCCCGGCCTGGGGGACCGTGATGCCGAGCTCCTCGGCGATCATCGGCAGCAGACCCATGGTCGCGAATTCGGTCACACCGATGGCGAAGGCGCCGATCGCCAGGGCGAACACGGCGAATTTGTAGACTCCGCGGGAGACCGGTGCTTCGCTCATAGGGCTCCTTCGGAGACGAGGGGTGCGTGGGACGACCGCACCAGCCTATTGCTCATCACCGACGCTCGGTAGCCCTGAGGGCGCAATGTGACGATTCGAACAGGCGTCGACCCTGCACTGACTCGGATAAGTGGGGACAGATTGCCGAAATGGAGCGAAATCTGTGCACTCTGAACCCACTTATCCGGCTGATGCCCCGCAGGGGCATGCCCTCACCGAGGTGGCCGTTCGAACCGTGTGAACGCTCAGTCCGCGTTCGCTTCCTCCGCGTCGTATTCGGCCAGGGCTTGGGAGGCGACGGAGAACGCGGTGTTCGCGCTCGGCACCGAACAGTAGATGGCCGATTGGAGGAGGACCTCCTTGATCTCGTCGCGCGTGAGTCCGTTGCGGAGTGCGGCCTTGACGTGCATGGCCAGCTCCGCTTCGTGACCGTCGGCGATCATGGCGGTGAGCGTGATGGCCGAGCGCATCCGCCGTTCGAGACCGGGTCGGGTCCAGATCTCTCCCCAGGCATAGCGGGTGATGAGGTCTTGGAAATCGCTCGTGAAGTCGTCGACCTTCGCGTTCGCACGGTCGACATGGGCGTCGGAGAGCACCTGACGGCGCACGGTCATCCCCGCCTCGCGCACCTCGTCGCGGCTGGCCTCCCTCGGCCCGGATGCGGTGGGCAGGGCAGCACCGGAAGAGCTCGCGTCAGTCCCGGAAGCGCCCGCACCCGCAGCACCGCCGGCCCCGGCACCGAGTCCCTTCCCGGCGAGGAAGTCGTTGAGCAGTCCCGCGGTCACGGCTGGCGCCTCAGCGGGCACGAGGTGGGCGGCGCCTTCGATGACTTCGAGCAGGGCGCCGGGGACTGCGTTGGCGATCTCGGCGAGCTTCGTCGCCGGTGTCGGCTGGTCCTCGGAACCGGCGACGGCCAGCACCGGGCGGGTGATCTCCGGCAGGCGGTCGCGGACGTCGAAAGCGGCGAGGGCGTAGCAGAGGGAGGCGTAGGAGAACCGGTCGGCGTTCTGCAGCGAATGCAGCAGTGCGGCCGAGGCTTCGGGTTCACGGTCCATGAACCCCTCACCGAACCACCGCTGAGCCGAACCGATGATCTGGGTGGGCGTGCCCGAGGTCGCCACGGTCTGTGCCCGCTCCTCCCAGGCCGAGGCCTCGCCGATCTTCGCTCCGGTGCAGAACACTGCGATGCGACCGAAGCGATCCGCATGGTCGAGGCCGATCTGCAGTCCGATGGCTCCGCCGATCGAATCCCCGGCGAGGTCGACCGGGGTTCCGGGGGCGGCCACATCGGGAAGGACACGGTCGAGTGTGGACAGGACTGCCTCGGCGAGGTCGGACATCGTGATGCGTGGGGCCACGGACGTCCCCGCGGGGACGTCGATCGGTGCCGACCGGCCGTGACCGGGCAGATCGATGCCGATGACCGTCGTCTCCGGGCTGAGTTCGCCGAGCGCGGTGGCCGCCTGCTGCCACAGGGCGGCGACCGAGGTGCCCAGGGACGGCAGCACGACGAGGACCCTGGCCTCGTCGGTCGGGGTCTCGGGCGCGGCGAGTACGGATGCGGTGAGCTCCATGGATGTCACTTTCTCAGTCGGGGTGTCACAGACAGGGTGTCTCAGTCGAAGGACGGCAGGTCGATCTCCTGCGGTCCGGAATTGTCGATGGTGCGTAGGATCGTCCGGCGGATGTCTTCGGCCTCGCCGAGGTAGGACTCGGGTGTGAAGAACTCCGCGATCCCGTCCTCGTCGCCGACCGCCTCGCGCAGGGCGGAGACGGGGTCGGTTCCGGGGGCCGTGATCGCGGCGAGCTGGTCCTTGCTCAGCCGGTCGCCGAAGACGATGTTGAGCTTCTCGCCGAAGATCCCGGGGCCGGCTGCGTCGAGGTTCGCACGCATCGCGTCGGGCCGGATCGTCAGGCCCGCGATCATCTCATCGAGCATGATGAGCGACGAGACCGCCAAGGTCATGAGTTCGGAGAGGGCGGGCCATTCGGCATGCCAGGCACCGTCGGAGCGTTCTTCGACCGCCTCGGCGGCGGCCGTGGTCAGAGTGGACAGAGCGCCGGGCACGCGCATGCCGTTGCGGTGGAGTAGCACCGCCGAGGTGGGATTCGATTTGTGCGGCATCGCCGATGATCCGCCGGTGGCGGCCAGGGACAGCTCCCCGATCTCGGGGCGGACGCCGACGAGGACGTCGCGGGCGATCGAGGCACCGACGGTCACACATTGGGTCAGATGAGTTCCCCAGGACATGATGCGCACGCGGTCGGTGTGCCAGGGGACGGGGATCTGGGTGAGCGCGGCATCGGGGCCGACCATCTGCATATGGAACTCGCGCAGCAGCGAGTCGGTCGAGTCTCCTGCGAACCAGCGGATCGCGGCCCGGGTTCCGGCGGCACCGCCCACCTGCACGTAGTCGACGTAGGGGGCCTGAGCCTGGACTTCGTTGACCTCGGCGGCCCAGTTCGCAGCCTTGAGTCCGAAGGTTGTCGGAAGGGCAGGCTGGGTGAGTGTGCGCGCCAGGCACAGGGTCTGCGCGTGGGATTCGGAGAGCTCGACGAGGGAGGCGCCGATGACCTCGAGGCGGGCCTGCATCTGCCTCACGACTCGGGAGACGAGCAGACCGATGGCCGTGTCGATGACATCTTGGCTGGTCAGCCCCCGATGCACGCAGCGGGAGGCCTCCGCGCTCAGCCGTTCGCGGACGAGGCTGAGGAACGGGATGACGGGGTTGCCGCCGGATTCGGCGGTCTCGCCCAAGGACTCGAGGTGGGAGTGATCGTCCGTCAGCGATCGGACGGTGGCGTCGATGGCGGCGGCCACCTCGGCGCGGGTCTCCGACGACACCAGCCCCACCCGTCCCTGGGCGACGATCCACGCGGTCTCGACCTGCCCGATCGCGGAGATGAGCGCGGCGTCGTCGATGGCTTCGGCCCCGCGCAGATCGCCGGGGGCGAAGAGGAAGCGGGTGTGGGCGGTGTCGGTCATTGCGTCAGTCCTCGTGGCCGGGGAATCGGAGGAAGGGGGTTTCCTCCTCACCCTGCAACCGTATGTCGAAGTGCAGCGATCCGTCAGCCCCTCGGGTGGCGATGAGGCGTGCGCGTTCGGATTCGTCGAGGGAGGACAGCAGCGGGTCGGCAGCCAGGGCCGCGGTGTCCTCGGGCAGATAGATCCGGGTGAACAGGCGGTTGAGCAGTCCGCGGGCGAAGATGACGACGCTGATGAACGGGGCCTTGCCGGCCTCGGTGGGGCCGGGGTTGACGGTGGAGAAGCTGAACTCGCCCTCGGGGTCGACGGCGGTGCGGCCGAAGCCGGTGAAGGTGAAGCCGTTGCGGCGCAGTGAGCCCGTGGCGCGGGGGACTTCGCCGTTCTCGTCGGGCTGCCAGATCTCGAGGATGGCATCGGGGACGGGTTCGCCGGCGCCGTCAAAGACGGTCCCGGTCAGCTGCACGGCGCGGGCCGATCCGGGCGGGACGAGCTCGTTGTCATGGTCGAAGGGCAGGGCATAGCCGTAGAACGGCCCGACGGTCTGGCCCGGGGTCGGCGTCAGGTCTGGGGTTGCGGTGAGATCAGTCATCGTCCTCTTCTTCCATCCAGGTCCGGTTGGCTCCGGTGAGCACGATGTCCCAGTTGTATCCCATGAGGAACTCGTGCTCGGTGATGTTGTGGTCATAGGTCGCCACCAGACGGTCACGGGCCTTCTGGTCGGTGATCGACTGGTAGATCGGGTCGAGAGCGAAGAGCGGATCGCCGGGGAAGTACATCTGGGTGATCATGCGCTGGGTGAACTCGGAGCCGAAGAGCGAGAAGTGGATGTGGGCCGGCCGCCAGGCATTGTGGTGGTTCTTCCACGGGTAGGGGCCGGGTTTGATCGTCGTGAACGAATAGGAGCCGTCATCGCCGGTGAGGGTGCGTCCGACGCCGGTGAAGTTCGGGTCGATCGGTGCCGGGTGCTGGTCGCGTTTGTGGATATAGCGCCCGGCCGAGTTCGCCTGCCAGATCTCGACGAGCTGATTGCGCACGGGACGACCTTCGCCGTCGAGGATGCGACCGGTCACGCGGATGCGCTCACCGATCGGTTCGCCGTCGGCCTGGATGGTCAGATCCGATTCGAGGGTGCCGATGTCGCGGTGTCCGAAGGCGGGGGAGAAGAGTTCGATCGTCTCCGGGTCGGTGTGGCGAGGGTCCTTCGTCGGGTGGCGCAGGATCGAGGACCGGTAGGGGCGGTAGTCCAGTCGCGGCTGGGTCTCCGGTTTCTTCCCGCCGGCGACCTCCTGCTTGTACTGCGTTTCGATGCCGTCGATCTCCTCCGACAGGGTCGCCTGGGATTCGGCGGCGTCGTCGGGGCCTTTCACGGCCTCAGCGATGACGGTCGGGGAATCGAACGCCTCGGTGGTCTCTTCGGGCTCCGAGGTCTGGTGCTGACTCATCGTCGAACCTTTCTTCGTCTCTTCGTCGGTTGACGTCGTTGTGGGGTCGGTGGGGGCGGTGAGGCCGGGTGGGGGAGCGGCTCAGCCGTGTGGCCAGCCGGTGTAGCACTCGGCGAGGTAACGGCGGCCGTGGTCGGAATCGAGGATGGACCCCAGCTCGCCGAGGCTGCGCTTCGTTTCGAAGGCATCCTGCGTTGGGTCGGTGTGGAGCATCCGGGTCATCTGGTAGGAGAAGTTCTGTGCTTTCCAGACCCGTTTGGTCGCGGTCTGGGAGTAGCCTGCCAGCGCCTCGGTGTCGGAGTCCTTGAGCGCCTTGATCAGGGCGGGGGCGAGCACAGCGACGTCGGCGAAGGCGAGGTTGAGGCCTTTCGCGCCGGTCGGCGGGACCGTGTGGGCGCTGTCGCCGGCGAGGAAGAGGGAGCCGTGCTGCATGGGTTCGGTCACGGCCGAGCGGAAGGGGAGCACAGTCTTGTCGAAGATCGGCCCGGTCTTGAGCTCGAAGCCGTCGGGGCCGTCGACGCGGGACTGGAGCTCGGTCCAGATCCGGTCATCGGACCAGTCGGCCACGTCGGTGTCGGGGGAGGCCTGGAAGTACATGCGCTGGACGTTCGAGCTGCGTTGGGAGATGAGCGCGAAGCCGCGTTCGGAGCGGGAGTAGATGAGCACTTCGTGACTGGGTGGGGCTTCGCAGAGGATGCCGAACCAGGCAAAGGGGTACTCGTGGAAGAAGCGCTGTCGGGTGCCCTCGGGGATCATCGAGCGGCAGGGGCCGCGGGAGCCGTCGGCGCCGACGACGTAGCGGGCTCGGATCGTCAGTTCCTCGCCGTCTGCGGTGGTGGCGGTGACCCAGGGACGTTCGGATTCGATATCGCCGAGGTGGGTGTCCGTGACCGAGTAGTAGATCGGTTCGCCCGTGCGTTCGCGGGCGGCGGCGAGGTCGACGAAGATCTCGTTCTGGGGGTAGAGCCAGACCGATTCGCCGGCGAGTTCCGGGAAGTCGAAGGGGTGGGAGACGCCGTTGACGCGGATGTCGATGCCGTCGTGGCGGTGTCCTTCGGTGTGGACGCGGGATTCGACGCCGGCGGCCTCGAGCATGCGCACGGATCCTGCTTCGAGGATTCCTGCGCGGTGGGTGTGGGCGATCTCGTCGCGGCTGCGATTGTCGATGACGACGGAATCGATGCCGGCGTTGTGCATCAGGTGCGCGAGCATGAGCCCCGCGGGTCCCGCGCCGACGATCGCGACGTCTGTCTGAAGTTCTGGCACCGTGGCCTCCTTGCCGTATCTCGTCTACTCAGTGTGCGCCGAGTCACTGACACGGCGCGACGACGTTCTCAATGAACGGGAAGCAGGGTCGAGGCGGGAGGGTTCAAGGTCGTGGTCAGCGGTGGGCTGGCCAATCGCTGGAGAGATATGCCTCTATCGCGCGGTTGCGGAAGGTGTAGATCCGTCCTCTTTCGATGATCTTGCGGTTGGTGTCCAATCGCTGTGCGATGGGCCCGATCTGGCTGGATCGCTCGAATCCCATGGCGAGGGCGATGTTCTTCAGGCTGCGGTCCTTGGGTGGAAGTTCGATCATCGCATCGAGCAGCTCGCGCTCTCTGCCCGGAAGGCGGTCGAGTATGCGCTCCACGTGACCTGCCGCCTCGTCGCGTGCCGCTTGTTGCCACCCTTTGAGCACCTGGTCTCGGGTGATCGCATCGGTGCTGCCCGCGTACCACGCCTTTTCGCCGGCGAGTTGAAAAAGGAAAGGCTCGCCTTTGCACAGTTCGAGTATTTCGTCTCGTGCGGAAGGCTCCAGCGTCACGCAGCGAATCCCGCCCTGATCGTCGGGCACTTCCCAGCCAGAGAGCACGAAAGGCTGCAGTGCCGCCTCAAGGTCAGAGTCGCCGAATGATTCGAGGGTAGTCGTTGCGAAGCGTCTGGCGAAGGTGGCGCCGCGTCTGGCCGAACTCATGTCGGCGAAGTCGGGCAGGCCCGTGAGGTAGACGGAAATCGGAAGGAGTCGATCAACGAGGCGCCCGCCGGGAACTCGCACTTGAACTTCGCGGGACATTGCGTCCCCCAGGGCTATGAGGAGCTGGGAGAGCATGTGCTCGTCGGCAATGTTCTGTACTTCGTCGATGTGGATCAGCACGACCACGTCGCCCTGATTCATGGCCGCGATACCTACCTCCACCAGGAGCTCGGTGAGCGATGTGAAGGGTTCGGGGCCCTCCGACTCGCGCAGGCTCAAACCGTACCCTTTGAGCGAGATCTGGGAGACGCGCTCGATCAGATCGCCGAGTCTCTTTTCTCTTGCGGTCGCCAACCCGGCAGTTTCCGCAAGCTTCAGGATTGCGTGCGCGACGACCTTCAAAGGATCGGCTTTCGAAGGGATGCGGAGTTGTCTGGTGACCCAGTCGCCGTGTGCGGCTGCATCGCCGGCGATCTTTGACAGAAGGCTGGATTTGCCGAGGCCTGGCTCACCGAGGATTGTTCGCCCTCGTTCCGGCAGGCCTGCGAGGCGTCGGGGCCTGACGATGTCGCTCCAGTCGCGGAGTTGGTCCTCACGGCCGGCCCAGACCGGAGGCACCACATCGGCGTGGGGACTGAATGGGCAATTCGTCGAAGTGCGCACGTTGTTAATATTAACAAGAATCGGGTGCGACGTTAATATTAACAGCTGCTGCTCGGGTCCCGTCGGACTAGCCGGGAATGGGATTCCTGGTCGCGCAAGGCTGCCACCCGGTTGACGCACATCGAATTGTTGAGCAAAATGGGCGGTTGTTGTGTTCGCCCGCGAACCTGCCGTGAAGAGAAAGCAGCTTAATGATCATCACCGGACTCATTGTCGGCCTTGTCCTCGGATTCGTCTTCCAGCGAGGACGTTTCTGTGTGACCGGTGCCTTCCGTGACCTCACCCTGACGGGAAACACGCGGTGGTTCTCCGCACTCATCGTGCTCATCGCCGTCCACTCCATCGGGCTCGTCCTGCTCAACAGCTTCGGCGTCATCAACCTCGAAGCGACGCCGTTCCCGTGGCTGGCCTCGATCGTCGGCGGACTGATCTTCGGCTTCTCCATGGTCTACGCCGGAGGCTGTGCGAC belongs to Brevibacterium spongiae and includes:
- a CDS encoding amino acid ABC transporter permease yields the protein MSKRKKAKISRGIQYALLVIIAAVIAITADWPTLIDTFGRVDVAVAMFPDVISKALKNTVVFTALGFVLGLAIAIVLALMRLSSVGVYRWIAFIYIEFFRGLPALVVFLVMGFGLPVAFPGFLLPQLVTIMIALALVGSAYMAETIRAGIQAVPKGQVEAARSLGMSSSRAMFTIVLPQAMRIILPPLTNELILLTKDSSLAFLLGSSVDGRELAALARAEIVNTANLTPFIVVALCYLVITIPLSYLSRVLERKYGSAEAGVK
- a CDS encoding basic amino acid ABC transporter substrate-binding protein, whose amino-acid sequence is MKRRSSLAILAAGAMLALSACGGGGDSEPAATAEGGVPLVKEGKLTTCTHLSYQPFQFEKDGEVVGFDVDIVDAVAKKLGVEQEIVNTPFETITTGAAFNQDQCDVAAAAMTITPEREEAIGFSEPYFAANQAVLTKDDKTAKDADALKDFKVAAQAGTTGLDYATENFKDAEVITYEDLPLSLEALKTGQADAVINDNGVLYDYAANNDGFAVGFDIDTGESYGIGMKKDSAELKKAVDDTVKELKDNGEYDKIYKKWFKQEPPKE
- a CDS encoding MFS transporter, with product MSTETQPGNPNPTPDADTGTESDAIAATRKNNTRGKVLTASMVGTTIEFFDFYAYATASSLVFPALFFPNQTSTTQLLSSFAIFGVAFVARPLGSIIFGHFGDRVGRKKTLIASLLIMGIGTFLIGLLPTASTPGWVVLAPLFLVLLRFCQGVGLGGEWSGAALLATENAPKGKRAIWGTFPQLGAPVGFIIANLLFVALGTWTSPEAFLAWGWRIPFLLSALLVAVGLYVRMSLMETPAFQLVAQKQQISKAPLGRVFATSWKPLILGSFIMLATYVIFYFMTAFTLTYGTSPATPEQAQTAAEAAGKTFDPAGFVAGLGYTKNEFLTYLIIGVVFFGIFTVVSGPLAEKLGRRKMLLGVTVLIAAYGLVVNTLFNAGTAGVIVGLIVGFILMGLTFGPMAAYLPELFPANVRYTGSAISYNMSSVIGAGPAPFAMVALWQAEGGSIFYCGLYIIAAAILTLIALWLAKDTSDLDMEDQLS
- a CDS encoding peptidylprolyl isomerase translates to MDLRAPSRSHALTRTSDALTRNPDDQTRRPRSLALLTLAALAVLALLLLSGCGSSDSEGDSGDSSGSDSASSSDSSDSSTEAAGGTCSYPADSQSAAKEVKAPAEEPEAKGSVDATIATSAGDLAVTLDADRAPCTVNSFLSLADQKYFADTECHRLTTEGIFVLQCGDPSGTGSGGPGYSFADELDGSETYPAGTLAMANAGPDTNGSQFFVVYDDSSLPPDYTVFGSLDEKSTKTVADIAAKGTDSGSSDGAPKEKVTISGVTVAK
- a CDS encoding MFS transporter codes for the protein MSEAPVSRGVYKFAVFALAIGAFAIGVTEFATMGLLPMIAEELGITVPQAGHAVSFYAIGVVVGAPLITTIAAHMDRKLLLLCMMGLFALGNLASMLAPTAGLFNIARFVSGLPHGAYLGIGAVVAASLVPANRRGRAMSRVMLGLTIANIFGVPFAAALGNMFGWRSAYALVAALGVLTVIMVAIAVPRVSVGAGEVPSARGEIKALGRVQIILTLVAGSVGFGGMFAVYTYITPTMTDVAGVPEVAIPWVLAVYGLGMTAGSLIAGPLVDKSIERSATGGMILSALVLAAFGAFTHIAAIAIIALFLIGISGSMITTALQMRLFRESHDAPSLSAAMNHAAFNLANALGAWLGGIVITAGLGYRAPAWVGVGLCLAGLIVISIAIFLRRGGSPDPSTRTSVET
- the pcaC gene encoding 4-carboxymuconolactone decarboxylase, translating into MPTASGPREASRDEVREAGMTVRRQVLSDAHVDRANAKVDDFTSDFQDLITRYAWGEIWTRPGLERRMRSAITLTAMIADGHEAELAMHVKAALRNGLTRDEIKEVLLQSAIYCSVPSANTAFSVASQALAEYDAEEANAD
- a CDS encoding lyase family protein, which gives rise to MTDTAHTRFLFAPGDLRGAEAIDDAALISAIGQVETAWIVAQGRVGLVSSETRAEVAAAIDATVRSLTDDHSHLESLGETAESGGNPVIPFLSLVRERLSAEASRCVHRGLTSQDVIDTAIGLLVSRVVRQMQARLEVIGASLVELSESHAQTLCLARTLTQPALPTTFGLKAANWAAEVNEVQAQAPYVDYVQVGGAAGTRAAIRWFAGDSTDSLLREFHMQMVGPDAALTQIPVPWHTDRVRIMSWGTHLTQCVTVGASIARDVLVGVRPEIGELSLAATGGSSAMPHKSNPTSAVLLHRNGMRVPGALSTLTTAAAEAVEERSDGAWHAEWPALSELMTLAVSSLIMLDEMIAGLTIRPDAMRANLDAAGPGIFGEKLNIVFGDRLSKDQLAAITAPGTDPVSALREAVGDEDGIAEFFTPESYLGEAEDIRRTILRTIDNSGPQEIDLPSFD